From the Octadecabacter antarcticus 307 genome, one window contains:
- a CDS encoding acyl-CoA synthetase, translating into MTFASMADRNAIENEMVWEDRNLPHSVWAQLSQTAATHGSRNAVTFQMFAAGGNDPAETLTWSQLQGKVAQTANLFRELGIGSDDVVAFLLPNAMETVLTYLGGTVAGIVNPINPLLDADQIGAILRETNAKVLVTLKAFPKTDVAQKAAEAVELAPNVKTVVEVDLLRYITGIKKFIVPLIRPKVKVNHGAKIIDFNKSVAKQPTKLTFDDPKEDRVAAYFHTGGTTGMPKVAQHRNSGIIYNAWLGDKLLFEETDVQICPLPLFHVFATIVCMGASLSSGAHIVFPTPQGYRGDGVFDNFWKLIERHKVTFMITVPTAMSALMQRPVNADISSLRLAFCGSAPLPLELYKKFEAAAGVTICEGYGLTEATCLVSINPPTGAKKVGSIGCPFPYTHVRIIDPASQRDLPSGDIGEICVASPGVYDGHTYTEVAKNKDLFYPGEDSPLGDTMQYLRTGDLGRFDEDGYLWITGRAKDLIIRGGHNIDPAEIEEALAGHAQVAFAGAIGQPDAHAGEVPAVFVELTDGATVTVEELMAYARKHIHERAAYPKHLEIMDELPKTAVGKIFKPDLRRSAITRVYNAALDKAGVCAQVTAVLEDKKLGLVAHVTKSGDATDDQVKAALGAFTRPWIWAA; encoded by the coding sequence ATGACTTTCGCGTCTATGGCCGATCGCAATGCAATCGAAAACGAAATGGTGTGGGAGGATCGCAATCTGCCCCATTCCGTCTGGGCACAGTTATCCCAGACCGCCGCAACACATGGCAGCCGCAACGCGGTGACGTTCCAGATGTTCGCAGCAGGGGGCAATGATCCGGCTGAAACGCTGACATGGTCGCAGCTGCAAGGCAAAGTCGCACAGACCGCCAACCTGTTTCGCGAGCTTGGCATCGGGTCTGATGACGTAGTTGCGTTTCTTTTGCCCAACGCGATGGAAACTGTGCTGACCTATCTCGGCGGTACGGTGGCAGGCATCGTTAACCCGATTAACCCTTTGCTTGATGCGGACCAGATCGGCGCAATACTACGTGAGACAAACGCCAAGGTCTTGGTGACGCTCAAGGCATTTCCGAAAACCGATGTGGCACAAAAGGCGGCTGAAGCTGTCGAACTTGCGCCCAACGTCAAAACTGTCGTCGAAGTTGACCTGCTGCGATACATCACCGGCATTAAGAAATTCATCGTGCCGTTGATCCGTCCAAAGGTGAAGGTTAACCATGGCGCCAAAATTATTGATTTCAACAAATCCGTCGCCAAGCAGCCGACAAAGCTGACATTCGACGATCCGAAAGAAGATCGCGTCGCGGCCTATTTCCACACTGGCGGCACCACGGGCATGCCGAAAGTCGCGCAGCACCGCAATTCCGGTATCATCTACAATGCATGGCTTGGCGATAAGCTGTTGTTCGAAGAAACGGACGTTCAAATCTGCCCGCTGCCGCTGTTTCACGTCTTTGCGACAATCGTCTGCATGGGTGCGTCGCTCAGTTCTGGCGCGCATATCGTGTTCCCAACGCCGCAGGGGTATCGCGGCGATGGCGTGTTCGACAATTTCTGGAAACTGATCGAACGTCACAAAGTCACCTTCATGATCACCGTGCCAACGGCCATGTCAGCGCTGATGCAACGTCCGGTGAATGCCGATATTTCATCCCTGCGTTTGGCATTCTGCGGCTCAGCCCCACTGCCGCTTGAACTCTACAAGAAATTCGAAGCCGCCGCAGGTGTCACCATCTGCGAAGGTTATGGTTTGACCGAAGCCACTTGTCTGGTGTCGATCAACCCGCCAACGGGTGCAAAGAAAGTCGGATCAATCGGCTGTCCGTTTCCCTACACCCACGTTCGCATCATCGACCCAGCCAGCCAGCGCGATCTGCCAAGCGGTGACATTGGCGAAATCTGTGTCGCCAGCCCCGGCGTGTACGACGGCCACACCTACACCGAGGTCGCCAAGAACAAGGACCTGTTCTACCCAGGCGAGGATTCCCCGCTAGGCGATACCATGCAATATCTGCGCACGGGTGATCTGGGCCGCTTTGACGAAGACGGCTACCTTTGGATCACCGGCCGCGCCAAAGACCTGATCATCCGTGGCGGTCACAACATCGATCCCGCCGAAATCGAAGAAGCCCTTGCAGGTCACGCGCAGGTCGCTTTTGCGGGCGCAATCGGGCAACCCGATGCCCACGCAGGTGAAGTGCCGGCAGTGTTTGTCGAACTGACGGACGGTGCGACTGTCACGGTTGAGGAACTCATGGCCTATGCCAGAAAGCACATCCATGAGCGGGCTGCATACCCGAAACACTTGGAAATCATGGACGAGTTGCCAAAAACTGCCGTTGGCAAAATCTTCAAACCTGATCTGCGCAGGTCCGCCATCACGCGGGTCTATAACGCGGCGCTGGATAAGGCGGGCGTTTGCGCACAGGTCACGGCTGTATTGGAAGACAAAAAGCTCGGCCTCGTGGCACATGTGACGAAATCAGGTGACGCGACGGACGATCAGGTTAAGGCCGCGCTTGGCGCGTTTACCCGTCCTTGGATCTGGGCTGCATAA
- a CDS encoding DCC1-like thiol-disulfide oxidoreductase family protein produces the protein MTGQTYPIAVMDGTCALCAFGAKIVHRLDRSGDIRIAPIQGETGAALMRDHGLAPFNPDLWLFIEEDGTVTRDLDALIRLGQRTATPVIPPKISGV, from the coding sequence ATGACCGGCCAAACCTACCCGATCGCCGTCATGGATGGCACCTGCGCTCTCTGTGCGTTTGGTGCCAAAATAGTGCATCGCCTAGATCGGTCTGGCGACATTCGAATTGCACCAATTCAGGGGGAAACTGGTGCGGCATTGATGCGCGACCATGGCCTCGCCCCATTCAACCCGGACTTGTGGTTGTTTATCGAAGAAGACGGCACCGTCACCCGTGACCTTGATGCGCTGATCCGTCTTGGACAGCGCACTGCTACCCCGGTAATCCCCCCTAAAATTAGTGGTGTTTAA
- a CDS encoding ABC transporter transmembrane domain-containing protein, with protein sequence MADAPKNAQEERAGSKQIGALAALWPFMKPYGWMIALAGAALVSTAMMSLVLPLAVRRVVDNFDIAEPGLLDGYFTAALGIVALLAIGTALRYYFVTGLGERVVADIRVAVFDRMIGMSPAFYERIMTGEVLSRITTDTTLILSVIGSSVSVALRNVLILLGGIGLMLFTSVKMSLMVLWPIPLIIFPIIILGRKVRRLSKENQDWIAQSSGDASEQLLSAQTVQAFTHESQSRGNFHRVTEQSFIAARKRIATRAILTAIIIFIVFSAIVGFLWMGAADVRGGIITVGELVQFMIYTIMVAGSVAALTEIWSELQRAAGATERLVELLTTADAVTDPVKALATPDTRRGKIAFEDVGFVYPARPGVQALGGVSFTVEPGETVALVGPSGAGKTTIIQLLLRFYDPSSGRITLDGDDLRDLNRADFRRHMALVPQDPVIFAASARENIRFGRPDATDAQVQAAAKAAAADEFLTALPDGYDSYVGERGVMLSGGQKQRIAIARAILRDAPVLLLDEATSALDAESERAVQQAVDHLSKNRTTLIVAHRLATVKKADRIIVFEAGKIAAVGTHDTLVAQGGLYARLARLQFTDGAVEP encoded by the coding sequence ATGGCTGATGCCCCCAAGAACGCCCAAGAGGAGCGCGCTGGATCAAAGCAGATCGGGGCGCTGGCAGCCCTTTGGCCATTTATGAAACCCTATGGCTGGATGATTGCGCTGGCGGGCGCCGCGCTGGTGTCGACTGCGATGATGTCGTTGGTCTTGCCGTTGGCCGTGCGCCGCGTTGTAGATAATTTTGATATTGCGGAACCTGGCCTGCTTGATGGGTATTTTACTGCAGCCCTTGGGATTGTAGCGCTTTTGGCCATTGGCACCGCACTGCGCTATTACTTTGTGACCGGTCTGGGTGAACGTGTGGTGGCTGATATCCGCGTCGCCGTATTTGATCGCATGATCGGCATGAGCCCTGCGTTTTACGAACGCATCATGACCGGCGAGGTCCTGAGCCGGATCACCACCGACACGACGCTGATCCTGTCAGTTATCGGGAGTTCGGTTTCCGTGGCACTGCGCAATGTCTTGATCTTGTTGGGGGGCATCGGGTTGATGTTGTTCACCTCGGTGAAGATGTCGCTGATGGTGCTGTGGCCGATCCCGTTGATCATTTTTCCAATCATCATTCTGGGGCGCAAAGTCCGAAGGTTGAGCAAAGAAAACCAAGACTGGATCGCGCAAAGTTCTGGCGACGCGTCTGAACAATTACTCAGTGCGCAGACCGTGCAGGCCTTCACCCACGAAAGCCAGAGTCGGGGCAATTTCCACCGTGTCACCGAGCAAAGCTTTATCGCTGCACGCAAGCGCATCGCCACCCGTGCGATCCTGACAGCGATCATAATTTTTATAGTGTTCAGCGCGATTGTTGGGTTCCTTTGGATGGGTGCTGCAGATGTGCGTGGGGGCATTATTACTGTCGGCGAATTGGTGCAGTTTATGATCTATACGATCATGGTTGCGGGCAGCGTCGCCGCACTCACGGAAATTTGGTCTGAATTGCAACGTGCCGCCGGTGCCACCGAACGGCTGGTCGAGTTGTTAACAACGGCCGACGCGGTCACTGATCCAGTTAAAGCCTTGGCCACGCCTGACACGCGCCGCGGTAAAATCGCGTTCGAAGACGTCGGCTTTGTGTACCCTGCGCGGCCGGGTGTGCAGGCGCTGGGCGGCGTGTCGTTTACCGTTGAACCCGGTGAAACGGTGGCGCTTGTAGGCCCATCCGGTGCTGGCAAGACGACGATCATCCAGCTTTTGTTGCGGTTCTATGACCCGTCTAGTGGACGCATCACGTTGGACGGTGATGACCTGCGCGACCTGAATCGCGCCGATTTTCGCCGCCACATGGCGCTGGTGCCACAGGATCCGGTCATCTTTGCCGCTTCGGCGCGTGAAAACATCCGCTTTGGTCGCCCCGATGCCACGGATGCGCAGGTGCAAGCTGCCGCCAAAGCTGCTGCTGCGGACGAATTCCTGACAGCACTTCCCGACGGCTATGACAGCTATGTTGGTGAACGCGGCGTCATGTTGTCGGGCGGGCAGAAGCAACGCATCGCCATTGCGCGCGCCATCTTGCGCGACGCGCCTGTGCTGCTGCTGGACGAAGCGACATCAGCACTTGACGCGGAATCCGAACGCGCCGTGCAACAGGCTGTCGATCATCTGTCGAAAAACCGCACCACATTGATTGTGGCGCACCGTCTTGCGACCGTCAAAAAAGCTGACCGCATTATCGTGTTTGAAGCTGGCAAAATCGCTGCCGTCGGCACCCATGACACCCTCGTCGCTCAAGGCGGGCTTTATGCGCGTCTGGCGCGGCTGCAGTTCACCGATGGTGCTGTGGAACCATAA